Proteins found in one Gaiellales bacterium genomic segment:
- a CDS encoding DUF6458 family protein, whose protein sequence is MRIGTSLVLFAVGAILRFAVTLHTSNVNWDIVGDVLMIAGAIGFVMTLLWIAMANRRQPVAGRTRTRAYDDPQRPYSNY, encoded by the coding sequence ATGCGAATCGGAACCTCGCTGGTGCTGTTCGCGGTGGGCGCAATCCTGCGCTTCGCCGTCACGCTGCACACGAGCAACGTCAACTGGGACATCGTCGGTGATGTCCTGATGATCGCCGGAGCCATCGGCTTCGTCATGACGCTCCTCTGGATCGCCATGGCGAACCGGCGCCAGCCGGTCGCCGGGCGCACGCGCACGCGTGCGTACGACGACCCGCAACGGCCGTACAGCAACTACTAG
- a CDS encoding MFS transporter: MRRSALLLYLGIFVGEVVWTALVPLVPAYSQRFDLSKVEGGALLASASVTILAVSIPASVLADRFGARRLTLAAMLLMALSDITTGVSGSFWTLLLSRMLFGVGFGIVWTTGVAWLGEVAGTSQARALSLTVTTAGLGGIAGPGFAGIAVERFGLAAPFVACAVVTGVVFAGMTAIPAHTGQRPETTVPLATTMRRVAGDRLVLVSLVTMALGGFVGGAVNLLTPLQLHRNGLTESSIGLVFSVAALAFIASSAIVARFGERAASVRVACLSSVAIAVALLVVAASTSSEAVIGFLLARGPISALMFTITFPLGVVGARRAGISLTAVAALLNIVWSAAALVGPVAAGALAQATSSRATYACVIAASLAAAAWMAQASAGERAARYAADSAYRTSGR, encoded by the coding sequence GTGCGCCGCTCGGCGCTGCTCCTCTACCTCGGCATCTTCGTCGGGGAAGTGGTCTGGACGGCGCTCGTCCCGCTGGTGCCGGCGTACTCGCAGCGCTTCGACCTGTCGAAGGTCGAGGGCGGCGCGCTGCTCGCCTCGGCGAGCGTGACGATCCTCGCGGTCTCGATCCCGGCCAGCGTCCTCGCCGACCGCTTCGGCGCGCGCCGGCTCACGCTCGCGGCGATGCTGCTGATGGCGCTGTCCGACATAACGACGGGCGTGTCCGGATCGTTCTGGACGCTGCTCCTGTCACGGATGCTCTTCGGCGTCGGCTTCGGCATCGTTTGGACGACCGGCGTCGCGTGGCTCGGCGAGGTGGCCGGCACGAGCCAGGCGCGCGCCCTGTCGCTGACCGTCACGACGGCCGGCCTGGGGGGCATCGCCGGCCCTGGCTTCGCCGGCATCGCGGTCGAGCGCTTCGGGCTGGCGGCCCCGTTCGTCGCCTGCGCGGTGGTCACCGGGGTCGTGTTCGCGGGCATGACGGCGATCCCCGCGCACACCGGTCAGCGCCCCGAGACCACGGTGCCGTTGGCGACCACCATGCGCCGCGTCGCCGGCGACCGCTTGGTGCTGGTCAGCCTGGTGACGATGGCGCTGGGCGGGTTCGTCGGCGGCGCCGTCAACCTGCTGACGCCGCTGCAGCTCCACCGAAACGGCCTGACGGAGTCCAGCATCGGCCTGGTCTTCTCGGTCGCGGCCCTGGCGTTCATCGCCTCGAGCGCCATCGTCGCGCGGTTCGGCGAGCGTGCCGCGAGCGTGCGCGTCGCTTGCCTCAGCTCCGTCGCCATCGCGGTCGCATTGCTGGTCGTCGCCGCCAGCACCAGCTCGGAGGCCGTGATCGGCTTCCTGCTCGCGCGCGGGCCCATCTCGGCGCTGATGTTCACCATCACGTTTCCGCTGGGAGTGGTGGGAGCGCGGCGCGCGGGCATCTCGCTGACCGCGGTCGCCGCACTGCTCAACATCGTCTGGTCGGCCGCCGCGCTGGTGGGCCCGGTCGCGGCCGGCGCGCTCGCGCAGGCCACCTCGAGCCGGGCGACCTACGCCTGCGTGATCGCGGCATCGCTCGCCGCGGCCGCCTGGATGGCGCAGGCGAGTGCGGGCGAGCGGGCCGCGCGGTACGCGGCGGATTCCGCCTACCGGACATCCGGCCGCTGA
- a CDS encoding MFS transporter has product MAVRTATNRVHYAWIVAAATFAVLVTAAGFRATPGVLIIPLQHEFGWSRAIIGGAVAVNLLIYGLGAPFAAAIVERFGIRRITVIALSLVATGAALTTIMTSAWQLYLLWGVVVGASTGAVAVPLAAIVANRWFVHRRGLVTGMLTASNASGQLVFLPLLAWIVTEYSWRAAALTVAAAAVLLVAPIALVFLRNEPADVGLLPYGGTEAEPLRRHMNPFRSAVDTLRDAVHVRDFWLLAGAFFICGATTNGLIGTHLIAACSDHGLSEVRGAGLLAAIGVFDIVGTVCSGYLTDRFDPRWLLFWYYGLRGLSLLGLNAALGDAGLGLVAFIVFYGLDWVATVPPTVALCREVFGRERVGVVFAWVFACHQFGAAFAAWGAGATRTWFGSYEPAFLLAGALGVLAAMLSVSVGRHGALRPAPAGAA; this is encoded by the coding sequence ATGGCCGTGCGCACCGCCACGAACCGGGTCCACTATGCCTGGATCGTCGCGGCGGCGACGTTCGCAGTGCTCGTCACAGCGGCCGGCTTCAGGGCCACACCCGGCGTCCTGATCATCCCGCTCCAGCACGAGTTCGGCTGGTCGCGGGCGATCATCGGCGGCGCCGTTGCGGTCAACCTGCTGATCTACGGCCTGGGCGCACCGTTCGCGGCGGCGATCGTCGAGCGCTTCGGGATCCGCCGGATCACCGTGATCGCGTTGTCCCTTGTGGCGACAGGAGCCGCGCTGACCACGATCATGACATCCGCCTGGCAGCTCTACCTGCTGTGGGGCGTGGTCGTGGGCGCGAGCACCGGAGCGGTCGCCGTCCCGCTCGCCGCCATAGTCGCGAACCGGTGGTTTGTCCATCGCCGCGGTCTCGTCACCGGCATGCTGACCGCCAGCAACGCGAGCGGGCAGCTGGTCTTCCTGCCGCTGCTCGCATGGATCGTCACCGAGTACTCGTGGCGCGCGGCGGCACTCACCGTTGCGGCCGCCGCGGTGCTGCTGGTCGCGCCGATCGCGCTCGTCTTCCTGCGCAACGAGCCGGCCGACGTCGGCCTGCTCCCGTACGGTGGCACCGAGGCCGAGCCGCTCCGGCGCCACATGAACCCCTTCCGAAGCGCGGTCGACACGCTGCGCGACGCAGTGCACGTGCGCGACTTCTGGCTGCTGGCCGGCGCGTTCTTCATCTGCGGCGCGACGACCAACGGGCTGATCGGCACGCACCTGATCGCCGCGTGCTCAGACCACGGGCTGAGCGAGGTGCGCGGCGCCGGACTGCTCGCCGCGATCGGGGTCTTCGACATCGTCGGCACCGTCTGCTCCGGCTACCTGACCGATCGCTTCGACCCGCGCTGGCTGCTGTTCTGGTACTACGGCCTGCGCGGCCTCTCACTGCTCGGCCTCAACGCCGCGCTCGGCGACGCCGGGCTCGGCCTGGTCGCGTTCATCGTCTTCTACGGGCTCGACTGGGTCGCGACCGTGCCGCCCACCGTCGCGCTCTGCCGGGAGGTGTTCGGCCGGGAGCGAGTGGGCGTCGTCTTCGCATGGGTGTTCGCGTGCCACCAGTTCGGCGCCGCCTTCGCCGCCTGGGGCGCCGGCGCGACCCGCACGTGGTTCGGCTCCTACGAGCCCGCGTTCCTGCTCGCCGGCGCGCTCGGCGTGCTCGCCGCGATGCTGAGCGTGAGCGTCGGGCGCCACGGCGCGCTGCGGCCGGCCCCGGCGGGCGCCGCGTAG